A section of the Nitrospiria bacterium genome encodes:
- a CDS encoding histidine kinase dimerization/phospho-acceptor domain-containing protein, with product MTELKRTHAALQMKNEQLSSFVYTVSHDLKAPLRGISGYTEELLESHRSGLKERSIFCLEKIHLATKKLNALIEDLLHYSKLETVRMDLKLTPIQKLIESLIADQEKSLLNKDTEFSLEIPFFTLRCWELGMKQVFTNLIGNAIKYSGQSNLPQIKIGSSWK from the coding sequence ATGACGGAATTGAAACGAACCCATGCAGCCCTTCAGATGAAGAACGAACAATTAAGCTCTTTTGTCTATACCGTTTCTCATGATTTAAAAGCTCCCCTGCGTGGCATTTCTGGTTATACCGAAGAGCTTTTAGAGAGCCATCGGAGTGGTTTAAAGGAGCGATCCATTTTTTGTTTAGAAAAAATTCATTTGGCCACGAAAAAGTTAAATGCCCTGATTGAGGATCTACTTCATTATTCAAAATTAGAAACAGTGCGGATGGATCTTAAACTGACCCCTATCCAGAAATTAATTGAAAGCCTCATAGCAGATCAGGAAAAATCTCTGTTAAATAAGGACACCGAGTTTTCATTAGAAATCCCTTTTTTTACCCTCCGATGTTGGGAGCTGGGGATGAAACAGGTGTTTACAAACCTCATTGGAAATGCCATAAAATATAGCGGACAATCAAATCTGCCTCAAATTAAAATTGGCTCATCGTGGAAGTGA